In a single window of the Microcoleus sp. FACHB-672 genome:
- the rsmI gene encoding 16S rRNA (cytidine(1402)-2'-O)-methyltransferase, which yields METEPTPSTLYVVGTPIGNLEDMTFRAVRILQTVDVIAAEDTRHTGKLLQHFQIKTSQISYHEHNRQQRIPQLVEMMLQGQTIALVTDAGMPAISDPGYELVKACIEAGITVVPVPGPTAVIAALCACGLPADRFVFEGFLPAKGKDRQSRLQAIQTEFRTMILYEAPHRLLQTLQDLKTFLGNSRQIVVARELTKLHEEFWRGTLEEATAHYDGNFQVKGEISLVVAGCEMEVPAISEETLKAELQALLNQGISRSEASRLLAQQTSLPRRQIYQLALTILDEND from the coding sequence ATGGAAACTGAACCAACGCCCAGCACACTTTATGTTGTGGGCACGCCGATTGGCAATCTGGAAGATATGACGTTTCGGGCGGTGCGGATTTTGCAGACGGTGGATGTGATCGCTGCTGAGGATACGCGCCACACCGGCAAGCTGTTACAGCATTTTCAAATTAAAACTTCACAGATTAGCTATCACGAACATAACCGGCAGCAACGCATTCCTCAGCTGGTTGAAATGATGCTTCAGGGACAGACAATTGCTTTGGTGACGGATGCGGGAATGCCGGCAATTTCTGATCCGGGATATGAGTTGGTTAAGGCGTGTATTGAGGCGGGAATTACAGTGGTGCCGGTTCCGGGACCGACTGCTGTCATTGCGGCGCTTTGTGCTTGTGGTTTGCCGGCAGATCGGTTTGTGTTTGAAGGTTTTTTGCCGGCAAAGGGTAAAGATCGGCAATCTCGTCTGCAAGCTATACAAACTGAATTTCGTACCATGATTTTATATGAAGCACCGCACCGGCTGCTGCAAACTCTACAAGATTTAAAGACTTTTTTAGGAAATAGCCGGCAGATTGTTGTCGCGAGAGAGTTGACGAAGTTGCATGAAGAGTTTTGGCGGGGAACGCTTGAAGAAGCGACTGCCCATTATGATGGGAATTTTCAAGTGAAAGGTGAGATAAGTTTGGTGGTTGCCGGCTGCGAGATGGAGGTGCCGGCAATTTCTGAGGAAACGCTCAAAGCGGAATTACAAGCGTTGTTAAATCAGGGAATTTCTCGTTCTGAAGCCAGCCGGTTATTGGCGCAGCAAACATCTCTTCCTCGACGGCAGATTTATCAGCTGGCTTTGACGATTTTGGATGAGAATGATTAG